One genomic segment of Virgibacillus doumboii includes these proteins:
- a CDS encoding zinc-binding dehydrogenase, with protein sequence MKAFVHEQGGMKLREMNEPFADHGQVLVSIRAAGLNRRDLSIPKRRGDKTDPLILGSDGAGVIESVGEGVSELSVGDEVIINPALGWEKNSDAPPEGFDILGMPDHGTFTEKIVLPAGQVEPKPEHMTREEAGVLALAGLTGFRALFTKGELKEGDTVFIPGAGSGVATYLIQFAKNVGARVIVTSRSEEKRQQAESLGADMTLDTNSDWPEELKNETIDLVIESVGRATFNRSLDVLKKGGRIVVFGATTEDTVNLNLRKFFYGQYQLFGSTMGSREELQAMLEHVTKHKMHPVVDRTFLLDEAQDAMDYLGEGKQFGKVALRISE encoded by the coding sequence ATGAAGGCATTTGTACATGAACAAGGTGGAATGAAACTCAGAGAAATGAATGAACCATTTGCTGACCATGGGCAGGTATTGGTATCGATTCGTGCAGCAGGACTAAATCGCCGTGATTTGTCCATTCCGAAACGCCGGGGAGATAAAACAGATCCGTTAATTTTGGGATCTGATGGTGCTGGTGTTATCGAATCAGTCGGTGAAGGTGTTTCTGAATTATCTGTTGGGGATGAGGTTATTATCAATCCTGCACTCGGCTGGGAAAAAAATAGTGATGCCCCGCCGGAAGGATTCGATATTCTGGGTATGCCGGATCACGGCACGTTTACGGAAAAGATCGTATTGCCGGCGGGACAGGTAGAGCCGAAACCGGAACATATGACACGGGAAGAAGCAGGTGTCCTGGCACTTGCCGGACTTACCGGATTTCGTGCGTTGTTTACGAAAGGTGAATTGAAAGAGGGTGACACCGTATTTATCCCTGGGGCTGGAAGTGGTGTCGCGACCTATTTAATTCAGTTTGCTAAGAATGTTGGTGCACGGGTGATTGTGACTTCCCGGAGCGAGGAAAAACGTCAGCAGGCTGAGTCGTTGGGAGCAGATATGACGCTGGATACGAATAGTGACTGGCCTGAGGAGTTAAAAAATGAAACGATTGATTTAGTAATCGAAAGTGTCGGCCGCGCTACGTTTAATCGTTCATTGGACGTTCTGAAAAAAGGCGGTCGCATTGTCGTTTTTGGTGCTACAACGGAAGATACGGTTAATTTGAACCTGCGCAAATTTTTCTATGGACAATATCAATTGTTTGGCTCAACGATGGGAAGCAGAGAAGAACTTCAGGCAATGCTGGAACATGTGACGAAGCATAAAATGCATCCAGTAGTTGACCGGACATTCTTGTTGGATGAGGCACAGGATGCGATGGACTATCTTGGGGAAGGAAAGCAGTTTGGGAAGGTTGCATTGCGGATTAGTGAATAA